The following are encoded together in the Pseudomonas maumuensis genome:
- a CDS encoding catalase family peroxidase, with translation MTTPLHGPAKALRLAAIAATLAALGAGFAYAAGWIGAPRLTPQRIIDTFEAQAGHHPGYRKNHAKGLCVSGYFQASGQAASLSSARVFSQQKVPVIGRFAIGGANPFAPDTAIPVRSLAVQLTSDDGQVWRTGMNNPPVLAVSTVEGFYEQVLAGTPDPATGKPDPSRLQAFFADHPESAAFRQWAASYKPSDSFANTAYNSINAFRLIDAQGQAHPVRWALEPQAAYAALPAQVDDKQFLQHDLQQRLAQGPLRWTLRLTLAEPGDPVDDPARPWPAERRSLDAGTLVLERVDGPEQGACRDLNFDPLILPHGIEPSADPILAARSAAYSVSFNRRSHESLTEGARP, from the coding sequence ATGACAACTCCCTTGCACGGCCCCGCCAAGGCCCTGCGCCTGGCCGCCATCGCTGCCACATTGGCCGCCCTGGGCGCAGGTTTCGCCTACGCCGCCGGCTGGATCGGCGCGCCAAGGCTGACCCCGCAACGCATCATCGACACCTTCGAAGCCCAGGCCGGCCACCACCCCGGCTACCGGAAGAACCATGCCAAGGGCCTGTGTGTCAGCGGTTACTTCCAGGCCAGCGGCCAGGCCGCCTCGCTGTCCAGCGCCCGGGTATTCAGCCAGCAGAAGGTGCCGGTGATCGGCCGCTTCGCCATCGGCGGCGCCAATCCGTTCGCGCCGGACACCGCCATACCGGTGCGCAGTCTGGCGGTGCAGTTGACCAGCGACGACGGCCAGGTCTGGCGCACCGGCATGAACAATCCGCCGGTGCTGGCCGTGAGCACGGTCGAAGGTTTCTATGAACAAGTCCTGGCCGGCACCCCGGACCCGGCCACCGGCAAACCCGACCCGTCCAGGCTGCAAGCCTTCTTCGCCGACCACCCGGAGAGCGCGGCGTTTCGCCAATGGGCGGCCAGCTACAAGCCCAGCGACAGTTTCGCCAACACCGCCTACAACAGCATCAACGCCTTCCGCCTGATCGATGCCCAAGGCCAGGCGCACCCCGTGCGCTGGGCACTGGAGCCGCAGGCGGCCTACGCCGCCTTGCCCGCTCAGGTCGATGACAAGCAGTTCCTGCAGCACGACCTGCAGCAACGTCTGGCGCAGGGCCCGCTGCGCTGGACCCTGCGCCTGACCCTGGCCGAGCCCGGCGACCCGGTAGACGACCCGGCCCGCCCCTGGCCCGCCGAACGCCGCAGCCTCGATGCCGGCACCCTGGTCCTGGAACGGGTCGACGGCCCCGAGCAAGGCGCCTGCCGCGACCTGAACTTCGACCCGCTGATCCTGCCCCACGGCATCGAACCTTCCGCCGACCCGATCCTCGCCGCCCGCTCGGCCGCCTATTCGGTGTCGTTCAACCGCCGCAGCCACGAGTCGCTGACCGAAGGAGCCCGCCCATGA
- a CDS encoding cytochrome b, whose protein sequence is MSATAFHPLARLLHWLMAVLILAMLFIGVSMVADLSPRHPWLVELHKATGLALLVLVILRIVLRLSLAHPPLPRDLPALQRLAAGASHLLLYGLMLAMPLLGWAMLSAGGYPRPLQLPAIAPHDLQLYAVLRQAHGWAGYLLFATVLAHLGAALVHGLVRRDGVLRSMWPGPLRRGE, encoded by the coding sequence ATGAGCGCCACTGCCTTTCACCCCCTGGCCCGGCTGCTGCACTGGCTGATGGCCGTGCTGATCCTGGCCATGCTGTTCATCGGCGTGAGCATGGTCGCCGACCTGTCGCCACGCCACCCGTGGCTGGTCGAGCTGCACAAGGCCACCGGCCTGGCCCTGCTGGTGCTGGTGATCCTGCGCATCGTCCTGCGCCTGAGCCTGGCGCACCCGCCGCTGCCTCGCGACTTGCCCGCCCTGCAGCGCCTGGCAGCCGGCGCCTCGCACCTGCTGTTGTATGGGCTGATGCTGGCGATGCCGCTGCTCGGCTGGGCGATGCTCTCGGCAGGCGGCTACCCCCGCCCGTTGCAACTGCCCGCCATCGCTCCCCACGACCTGCAGCTCTACGCAGTGCTGCGCCAGGCCCACGGCTGGGCCGGCTACCTGCTGTTCGCCACGGTGCTCGCGCACCTGGGCGCAGCCTTGGTGCATGGCCTGGTGCGCCGCGACGGCGTCTTGCGTAGCATGTGGCCAGGCCCGTTGCGTCGCGGTGAGTGA
- a CDS encoding sigma-70 family RNA polymerase sigma factor, with protein sequence MHDLDDQQWRELLQRLRRFALWLTREPGTADDLVQATVERALSRRGQQRDADSLRPWLFTILYRLFLDGKRRERLHARWLAWFGRGQAEEPAGGEIESIVLAQADLQAFARLSPEQRALLLLVSVEGLSYKEAAETLGIPIGTVMSRLSRARAALRELTEGSPTPSALRRLK encoded by the coding sequence ATGCACGACTTGGACGATCAACAATGGCGCGAGCTGTTGCAGCGCCTGCGCCGCTTCGCCCTGTGGCTGACCCGCGAGCCCGGTACCGCCGACGACCTGGTCCAGGCCACGGTCGAGCGCGCCTTGAGCCGGCGCGGCCAGCAGCGTGACGCCGACAGCCTGCGCCCCTGGCTGTTCACCATCCTTTACCGGCTGTTTCTCGACGGCAAGCGCCGCGAGCGCCTGCATGCGCGCTGGCTGGCCTGGTTCGGTCGGGGCCAGGCCGAGGAACCGGCGGGCGGCGAGATCGAGAGCATCGTGCTGGCCCAGGCTGACCTGCAGGCTTTCGCCCGCTTGTCGCCTGAGCAACGGGCATTGCTGTTGCTGGTCAGTGTCGAGGGCCTGAGCTACAAGGAGGCGGCCGAGACGCTTGGCATCCCCATCGGCACCGTGATGTCGCGCCTGTCGCGTGCCCGTGCCGCCCTGCGTGAACTGACCGAGGGCAGCCCTACGCCCTCGGCCCTGCGGAGACTCAAATGA